From Myxococcus guangdongensis, one genomic window encodes:
- a CDS encoding FtsX-like permease family protein codes for MTLLSFALQSVVARPRSWVVALLALGSALLLALGLAMVAGISEGTQRSVIESGAGHFLVYNSQSSEKAVVVTGPTGAPVLVPLPDYPSLETRLRQTPGVQDVVPLEVGMAATFRGNYLDDKLSTARAVARQLPSPERNARLMRLATDLERTLRDVARDADRQTEAFLTADEARMDRAALAETTKPDFWERFRAEPLVALEYLENHVARQVGEGESIDIEYLGSDLTQFARAFPRFEMVTGSLPPEGHRGLLLGHGLYEQRFKLPVAARLDELKRELDRGALLAEDERLRTLVERAQAELPDLLARVDAERSEAARAVLERVLGHEGEPEALWREFLKLEDGNFATRHQVFYAELAPLLPLYRVKPGDTVVLKGLDSLVNGVPLKVWGTYRFRGLGGDTSRVNTLSLMDLVSARYLSGRLSPDMVEEAKRDAQSLGLDFLAEAEVDQLKPATVVEVETVPTRTTNIPDFPRARAWPDTFSATELRGGSVLQAAVVVAPDADPVRVAEVVVQQGTSASVPLATVDWEAAGGFISGVVGMTRVVLLAFSVMLCLFVVLVSAGTLLLLAQERVGEVGTMRAVGMQRRDVFGSLLMEGLLLGGLGAGVGMALSALLLFGSMGDGILVTDEALQFFMGGPVLMPRLSWGQGLGVWLGVVAVVVVASLVPAWRGSAVPPAVAMRKRED; via the coding sequence GTGACGTTGCTGTCCTTCGCGCTTCAGAGCGTCGTGGCCCGGCCTCGGAGCTGGGTGGTCGCCTTGCTCGCGCTCGGCTCGGCGCTGCTGCTCGCGTTGGGGCTCGCGATGGTGGCCGGCATCTCCGAGGGCACCCAGCGCAGCGTCATCGAGAGCGGCGCGGGGCACTTCCTCGTCTACAACTCCCAGTCCTCCGAGAAGGCCGTGGTGGTGACGGGCCCCACGGGCGCGCCGGTGCTGGTGCCGCTGCCCGACTACCCGTCACTCGAGACCCGGTTGCGACAGACACCGGGTGTCCAGGACGTCGTGCCGCTCGAGGTGGGCATGGCCGCGACGTTCCGTGGCAACTACCTGGACGACAAGCTCTCCACCGCGCGCGCCGTGGCCCGTCAGCTCCCCTCGCCCGAGCGCAACGCGCGGCTCATGCGGTTGGCGACCGATTTGGAGCGCACGCTGCGCGACGTGGCGCGCGACGCCGACCGTCAGACGGAGGCCTTCCTCACCGCGGACGAGGCGCGCATGGACCGCGCGGCGTTGGCGGAGACGACGAAGCCCGACTTCTGGGAGCGCTTCCGCGCCGAGCCGCTGGTGGCGCTCGAGTACCTGGAGAACCACGTCGCCCGGCAGGTGGGCGAGGGCGAGTCCATCGACATCGAGTACCTGGGCAGCGACCTGACCCAGTTCGCGCGCGCCTTCCCCCGCTTCGAGATGGTGACGGGCAGTTTGCCGCCCGAGGGCCACCGGGGGCTGCTGTTGGGGCACGGCCTCTACGAGCAGCGCTTCAAGCTGCCGGTGGCCGCGCGGCTGGATGAGCTGAAGCGGGAGCTGGACCGGGGCGCGCTGCTCGCCGAGGACGAGCGCCTGCGCACGCTGGTGGAGCGCGCGCAGGCGGAGCTGCCGGACCTGCTGGCCCGCGTGGACGCGGAGCGCTCCGAGGCCGCGCGCGCGGTGCTCGAGCGTGTCCTGGGTCACGAGGGCGAGCCGGAGGCCCTGTGGCGAGAGTTCCTGAAGTTGGAGGACGGAAACTTCGCCACCCGTCACCAGGTCTTCTACGCGGAGCTGGCGCCCCTGTTGCCGCTGTACCGCGTGAAGCCCGGGGACACGGTGGTGCTCAAGGGGTTGGACTCGCTCGTCAACGGCGTGCCGCTCAAGGTGTGGGGCACGTATCGCTTCCGGGGGCTCGGCGGGGACACGAGCCGCGTCAACACGCTGAGCCTGATGGACCTGGTCAGCGCGCGCTACCTGTCCGGGCGCCTGTCGCCGGACATGGTGGAGGAGGCGAAGCGAGACGCCCAGTCGCTGGGGCTCGACTTCCTGGCGGAGGCGGAGGTGGACCAGCTCAAGCCCGCCACGGTGGTGGAGGTGGAGACGGTGCCCACGCGCACGACGAACATCCCCGACTTCCCGCGCGCCCGCGCTTGGCCGGACACCTTCTCCGCGACGGAGCTGCGCGGAGGCAGCGTGCTCCAGGCCGCGGTGGTGGTGGCGCCGGACGCGGACCCCGTGCGGGTGGCCGAGGTCGTGGTGCAACAGGGCACGAGCGCCTCGGTGCCGCTGGCCACCGTGGACTGGGAGGCGGCGGGCGGCTTCATCAGCGGCGTGGTGGGCATGACGCGGGTGGTGCTGCTGGCCTTCTCGGTGATGCTGTGTCTGTTCGTGGTGCTGGTCTCCGCGGGCACGCTGCTGCTGCTCGCGCAGGAGCGCGTGGGTGAGGTGGGGACGATGCGCGCGGTGGGCATGCAGCGGCGGGACGTGTTCGGCTCGCTGCTGATGGAGGGGCTGCTGTTGGGAGGGCTGGGCGCGGGCGTGGGCATGGCGCTCTCCGCGCTGCTCCTGTTCGGGTCGATGGGGGACGGCATCTTGGTCACGGACGAGGCGCTCCAGTTCTTCATGGGCGGGCCGGTGTTGATGCCCCGGCTGTCGTGGGGACAGGGGCTGGGGGTGTGGCTGGGCGTGGTGGCCGTGGTGGTGGTGGCGTCGCTGGTGCCCGCGTGGCGGGGCAGCGCGGTGCCTCCGGCGGTGGCGATGCGAAAGAGGGAGGACTGA
- a CDS encoding fatty acid desaturase: MRAAPQLDSHGPQTSPESGERGGSIAAKLRGRFARRVASLGYHSHSLPGGVGHLLFHIGLGVGAAFGTVSLMSIHPWAGWVLYPLVAFFIGTRFRALGNMLHEACHGMFVRGKRRNRALGHLLAIIDWTALEPYTREHFTHHLHLGDAQKDLDFAPRRRFGFAEAERPFVKDHLLRPLTLVHLPAFLRPVLFHRTDPWTVTLARWGFIAGLAALAQWGIGWKAFALFYLVPYVVPYQVIRYWSDAVDHAGVIGSADEFQRSRNHIFAWGWLNRVLFPRHDQYHLTHHLFPAVPTAFQGRVHQMLLEDADYSARDHSFSALLR, encoded by the coding sequence ATGCGCGCCGCGCCGCAGCTCGACAGCCATGGCCCCCAGACCTCACCCGAGTCGGGCGAGCGGGGCGGGTCCATCGCCGCGAAGCTCCGTGGACGGTTCGCCCGGCGGGTGGCCTCGCTGGGTTATCACTCGCATTCCCTGCCAGGCGGCGTGGGACATCTCTTGTTTCACATCGGTCTCGGCGTGGGCGCGGCGTTCGGCACCGTGAGCCTGATGTCGATACATCCCTGGGCGGGCTGGGTGCTCTACCCGCTGGTGGCCTTCTTCATCGGCACCCGCTTCCGCGCGCTGGGCAACATGCTGCACGAGGCCTGTCACGGCATGTTCGTGCGCGGCAAGCGCCGCAACCGCGCGCTCGGCCATCTGCTGGCCATCATCGACTGGACGGCGCTGGAGCCCTACACGCGCGAGCACTTCACGCACCACCTGCACCTGGGCGATGCGCAGAAGGATTTGGACTTCGCGCCCCGGCGCCGCTTCGGCTTCGCGGAGGCGGAACGGCCGTTCGTGAAGGACCACCTGCTGCGGCCCCTGACGCTGGTGCACCTGCCTGCGTTCCTCCGTCCGGTGCTCTTCCACCGCACGGACCCGTGGACGGTGACGCTCGCGCGGTGGGGTTTCATCGCGGGGCTCGCGGCGCTGGCGCAGTGGGGCATCGGGTGGAAGGCGTTCGCCCTGTTCTATCTGGTGCCGTACGTGGTGCCGTACCAGGTGATTCGCTACTGGTCGGACGCGGTGGACCACGCGGGCGTCATCGGCTCGGCGGATGAGTTCCAACGCTCGCGCAATCACATCTTCGCGTGGGGCTGGCTCAACCGGGTGCTCTTCCCCCGGCATGACCAGTACCACCTGACGCACCACCTGTTCCCCGCCGTCCCCACCGCGTTCCAGGGCCGCGTGCACCAGATGCTGCTGGAGGACGCGGACTACTCGGCGAGGGACCACTCCTTCTCCGCGCTGCTGCGGTAG
- a CDS encoding LysM peptidoglycan-binding domain-containing protein: MANYRINPRERRTTPKDYVIQRGDTLTKLAARFGTTVDKLARDNNIANRDLIFTGASLKVGYSGKDTFEPSGSRQGFRPGGRRPTGGGEDVGGPTGAGPSNASTGMRRLAESARRAAMGMGGYNSQGLCATGVSRAIRNAYGIGVSGNGNQIDNNLPRDKFRQVNMSLEEALKIPGLVLTWEKTSTRLGSIYGHTAITMGDGHTTASDFIERNTTNNGRSGFKVFMPIN, translated from the coding sequence ATGGCCAACTACCGGATCAATCCTCGCGAGCGCCGTACGACCCCCAAGGACTACGTGATTCAGCGTGGCGACACGCTCACGAAGCTGGCGGCTCGGTTCGGCACCACCGTCGACAAGCTGGCGCGCGACAACAACATCGCGAACCGCGACCTCATCTTCACGGGCGCGTCCCTGAAGGTGGGCTACTCCGGCAAGGACACCTTCGAGCCGAGTGGCTCGCGTCAGGGTTTCCGTCCGGGCGGTCGTCGTCCGACGGGCGGCGGCGAGGACGTGGGTGGCCCGACGGGCGCGGGTCCCAGCAACGCGTCGACGGGCATGCGTCGTCTGGCTGAGTCCGCGCGCCGCGCGGCGATGGGCATGGGCGGCTACAACAGCCAGGGCCTGTGCGCCACGGGCGTCAGTCGCGCCATCCGCAACGCGTACGGCATCGGCGTGTCGGGCAACGGCAATCAGATCGACAACAACCTGCCGCGCGACAAGTTCCGCCAGGTCAACATGTCGCTGGAAGAGGCGCTGAAGATTCCGGGCCTCGTGCTCACGTGGGAGAAGACCTCCACGCGCCTGGGCAGCATCTACGGCCACACCGCCATCACCATGGGCGACGGCCACACGACGGCGAGCGACTTCATCGAGCGCAACACGACCAACAACGGTCGCAGCGGCTTCAAGGTCTTCATGCCCATCAACTAG
- a CDS encoding class I SAM-dependent methyltransferase, protein MSATPSPSLAQSVHFWARNAANESALLRASLRLGLFDALPVEGTTTACSLDALATATKSSPRGLRALLELLVCLGYASLDDTRRFALARHAATFLRDASFLERLRAELPWWGPLSLLDEAVKRGEPVEHEGQRWDVLGHCRALFLEGTRAESALTGAQDFFDRFARSGARTQVLITAGRMGLLELLAAAPRTMPELGAATYLSTTGLRVVVEVLEKLGLVTREGEAFGLSTEAKRLLDGKALAYLVRSLSVSAQYTEALGRLDETVREERFILDLKDPEVSRRFYADNSNQITAVFASHFQLSRKAATTLAKAHPLEGAAVLDIGTGSGVWGAAFARATPTTQVTYFDQGVVLEQVKTNLARLQVADRARFWPGDLFTHDFGEAAFDVIILPQVLNVLRPESLPGLFARVARALKPDGVLLIAEYVLNERRDGPLDHLYFGLRRFMTNEGDLLSASEYGQLLQAVGLSSSVCIPLPTQEMILAARPGVALPSRLAD, encoded by the coding sequence ATGTCGGCCACCCCCAGCCCCTCCCTCGCGCAGTCGGTCCACTTCTGGGCACGCAACGCCGCGAACGAGTCCGCGCTCCTGCGCGCCTCGCTCCGCCTGGGCCTCTTCGACGCACTGCCGGTGGAGGGCACCACCACCGCGTGTTCGCTCGACGCCCTGGCCACCGCGACGAAGAGCTCGCCCCGAGGGCTCAGAGCCCTGCTCGAGCTGCTGGTCTGCCTGGGCTACGCGTCCCTCGATGACACGCGCCGCTTCGCCCTGGCGCGTCATGCCGCGACGTTCCTTCGCGACGCCTCCTTCCTCGAGCGGCTGCGCGCCGAGCTGCCCTGGTGGGGCCCCCTGTCCCTGCTCGACGAGGCGGTGAAGCGAGGCGAGCCCGTGGAGCACGAGGGCCAGCGCTGGGACGTGCTCGGGCACTGCCGCGCGCTGTTCCTGGAGGGCACGCGGGCCGAGTCGGCGCTCACGGGCGCGCAGGACTTCTTCGACCGCTTCGCCCGGAGCGGCGCGCGCACACAGGTGCTCATCACCGCGGGGAGGATGGGGCTGCTGGAGCTGCTCGCGGCCGCTCCGCGCACGATGCCGGAGCTGGGCGCGGCCACGTACCTGAGCACGACAGGGCTGCGCGTCGTGGTGGAGGTGCTGGAGAAGCTGGGGCTCGTGACGCGCGAGGGTGAGGCCTTCGGGCTGAGCACGGAGGCGAAGCGGCTGCTCGACGGCAAGGCGCTGGCGTACCTGGTGCGCTCGCTCAGCGTGTCCGCGCAGTACACCGAGGCGCTGGGCCGGCTGGACGAGACGGTGCGCGAGGAGCGCTTCATCCTGGACCTGAAGGACCCGGAGGTGAGCCGGCGCTTCTACGCGGACAACTCCAACCAGATTACGGCGGTGTTCGCGTCGCACTTCCAGCTCAGTCGCAAGGCGGCCACCACGCTCGCGAAGGCCCACCCGCTGGAGGGCGCGGCGGTGCTGGACATCGGCACGGGCTCGGGCGTGTGGGGCGCGGCCTTCGCTCGCGCGACCCCCACCACGCAGGTCACCTACTTCGACCAGGGCGTGGTGCTGGAGCAGGTGAAGACGAACCTGGCGCGGCTCCAGGTGGCGGACCGCGCGCGCTTCTGGCCTGGGGACTTGTTCACCCACGACTTCGGCGAGGCCGCCTTCGACGTCATCATCCTTCCCCAGGTCTTGAACGTGCTCAGGCCGGAGAGCCTGCCCGGGTTGTTCGCGCGCGTCGCCCGAGCGCTCAAGCCCGACGGCGTGCTGCTCATCGCCGAGTACGTCTTGAACGAGCGGCGCGACGGCCCGCTGGACCACCTGTACTTCGGCCTGCGTCGGTTCATGACCAACGAGGGGGATTTGCTGTCCGCCTCCGAGTACGGGCAGCTCTTGCAGGCGGTGGGGCTGTCCTCGTCCGTCTGCATCCCGCTGCCCACGCAGGAGATGATTCTGGCGGCCCGGCCCGGCGTGGCGTTGCCCTCCCGACTGGCGGACTGA